Proteins from a genomic interval of Ferrovibrio terrae:
- the murD gene encoding UDP-N-acetylmuramoyl-L-alanine--D-glutamate ligase → MIALTHTRGQTWAVFGLARSGLATARALLAGGAEVRLWDDTESSRAAAAVAGFQPMQLHEGALVGCAGLALAPGVPLTHPVPNQVVANAQRAGVPIVGDIELLLRELKPAVYGITGTNGKSTTTALLSHVLRGAGRLIAMGGNIGQAVLELPRFESAKDGTYVIEMSSFQIDLTPSWQARIALLLNITPDHLDRHGSMDNYAAIKARIFAGQSAGDTAVIGVDDDYCRAIHAALVKDNTGRTITPISIREILPRGVSALDGQLYENGKAVFALDFPALPGSHNGQNIAAAFAAARAAGLDAETIRAGITSFPGLKHRLQRVGSIDGISCINDSKATNADSAEKALAAFENVYWIAGGKAKDGGIASLKALFPRVRRASLIGEAAGDFAATLGNVPHALCGTLDKALDDALAAARKDRIKDAVVLLSPACASYDQFKSFEHRGDEFIRLVQERGASEQGAAA, encoded by the coding sequence ATGATCGCTCTCACCCATACACGCGGACAGACCTGGGCGGTATTTGGCCTGGCACGCAGCGGGCTGGCGACAGCCCGCGCGCTGCTGGCCGGCGGCGCCGAGGTGCGTTTGTGGGATGACACTGAGTCTTCGCGTGCCGCCGCCGCCGTGGCCGGCTTCCAGCCGATGCAGCTGCATGAGGGCGCGCTGGTCGGTTGCGCCGGCCTGGCGCTGGCGCCGGGCGTGCCGCTGACCCATCCGGTACCGAACCAGGTGGTGGCCAATGCGCAGCGCGCCGGTGTGCCGATCGTCGGTGATATCGAACTGCTGCTGCGCGAGCTGAAGCCTGCCGTCTATGGCATCACCGGCACCAACGGGAAGTCGACCACCACGGCGCTGCTGTCGCATGTGCTGCGGGGCGCGGGGCGTTTGATTGCGATGGGCGGCAATATCGGCCAGGCCGTGCTGGAACTGCCGCGCTTCGAAAGCGCGAAAGACGGCACCTATGTGATCGAGATGTCGTCCTTCCAGATTGACCTGACGCCAAGCTGGCAGGCGCGCATCGCGCTGTTGCTGAATATCACGCCCGATCATCTGGATCGCCATGGCAGCATGGACAACTACGCCGCCATCAAGGCGCGGATCTTCGCCGGACAGAGCGCGGGCGACACCGCCGTGATCGGCGTAGACGATGACTACTGCCGCGCCATTCATGCAGCCCTCGTGAAGGACAATACCGGCCGCACCATTACGCCGATCTCGATCCGCGAAATCCTGCCCCGCGGCGTCAGCGCCCTGGACGGCCAGCTGTATGAAAATGGCAAGGCCGTCTTCGCGCTCGATTTCCCGGCTCTGCCCGGTTCGCATAACGGCCAGAATATCGCCGCTGCTTTCGCCGCCGCGCGCGCCGCCGGGCTGGATGCCGAAACCATCCGTGCCGGCATTACCAGCTTCCCGGGCCTGAAGCATCGCCTGCAGCGCGTCGGCAGCATCGACGGCATTTCCTGCATCAATGACTCCAAGGCCACCAACGCGGACTCCGCCGAAAAAGCGCTGGCCGCTTTCGAGAATGTCTACTGGATTGCTGGCGGCAAGGCCAAGGACGGTGGTATTGCCAGCCTGAAGGCGCTGTTCCCGCGCGTCCGCCGCGCCAGCCTGATCGGCGAGGCAGCCGGCGATTTCGCCGCCACGCTGGGCAATGTGCCGCATGCGCTCTGCGGCACTCTGGACAAGGCGCTCGACGACGCGCTGGCGGCGGCGCGCAAGGATCGCATCAAGGATGCCGTGGTGCTGCTCTCGCCAGCCTGCGCCTCCTACGACCAATTCAAGAGTTTCGAGCACCGCGGCGACGAATTCATCCGCCTGGTGCAGGAACGCGGCGCAAGTGAACAAGGAGCCGCGGCATGA